The sequence below is a genomic window from Alphaproteobacteria bacterium LSUCC0719.
CGAAAAGCCAACGCTAGTTTGGTCTGCCTTTGCAATGCTCGCGAGTCCAATAGTTAGCGCGAAAAAAATCACCCTTATGATTTTCACCAAAGTCATGGCGCTAGGATAGCTTGGCGATCCACTCGTGCAAATGCTTCAAATCAAACCCCTCTCCATAGCCTTCACCAATCTTTCCTGACGACCATCCACCTATTTGGTCAATCATCTCTGATGGGCAGCTGACGGCTCTCAGACGGTCACGCATGGCATGCCTGAAACCATGGATAACGATGTCATTACGGAAGTTTGCATGAAGCCATTTGTTCAGCGCATTGGATGCTGAGTTGGCATTACAGCGGCTATTGTCAGTGTACCTTGGGAAGGCAAAGCATGAAGACGCATTTGCCTTGATACGCTGTGCTGCCCATAGCGATGCACCTACCAGCGGTACTTGCCTCTGACTGCCTTTGGTCTTCAGTGACCGCCATGGGTGAGGCTTGATATCCACGTATGGGATGTCTTCATCTAGCTGCAGGTTTTGGATGTGCAGTCCTGCTGCTTCAGCCAATCTCATCCCAGTGTCTGATATCAGAGCAATCAGCCACCGCATGTCATCATCATGCTCCATGCATGAATGCTGTATCTGCTTGATAGTCTCTACAGGTATAGAGACACGCTTCTTGCTCTCAGCCTCTGGCATATAGATGGCGGCAAAAGCATTGCGGATATCCAACCCATGCTCTGCTATCGCAAGATTGATGACAGCTTTCACAGTCGTGAAGATACGCCTGACTGATAGTACGGATAGCCCTCTATCAATCAGTGAATCACGCACCTTGCCAGCATCAACTGTGGAGTAATCACACAACTGCCTGTCACCAAGCTGGCCTATAACCACGCCAGCATTACGCAGTGCTGCCTGATGGAACGTCTTTGCTTTACCAAGGCCCTTTAGCTGCAGGTACTGCCCAACAGCCTCTGAGAGCAGCGGAGCAGTCTGCTGCTTCACATCATCGATAAGCACATTACTCAGCCCCATCGCATCAAGGCGCATGGGAAGCCAGCGTTCATCCAATCGCTGGCATATCACTTGAGAGTGTTTGAGAGCCTTTGCACGGCTACGAGTGTTCAACGCAAGCACGATGCGCTTCTTACCATGCAATGGCTGTACGTCCTTCGGCACACGCCGGGAGAAGTAGTAAAAGCCACGCTTCTGGTAAATATACGTGCTGAAATGGTCTACCATATGGTCTACCCACACCGTCATCAAAACAACAACAATGCTTCGATTACAGCGTGTTAGCACATGATGTGATGGGAAGGATGGTGCTGGTGGAGAACGTAGGTTCCCCATATAGGCACTGACATGCACTGATATATGAGCAATACCGCCAGTCTACGTATCAATGACTCACCGTCAACAGGCACATCCTGTACGTCAGTTTGTGCGTCAGTCCGTGCTTATCGTTTCTAGTACAGGGAAAGTGACAGCAGTCAGGTGATATCTTGATTTTCTACTGAGTATGGGGAAAGTGAGGGGTTAGGTGTCTTTATACCTAGCTATGAATAGACACTGACATGCCTCACCTAGAAATCTACTGGTAATGGAAAGAGCCTAATACAGATACATGTACCTACAAGATGGGTAGGCATGGGCCACCCCCGGTGCCTACGTATATATACACAGGCTGTTACACAGATTGGGTTACAGAATAGGTAACCACAGACAGTTGCCCTTTGGTGCAATCCAATGGGTCACTGACATGCCCACCTACAATGCCTCACAGACATGCCCTGTATGACTCTAGGAGAGTCACTGACGGGTATTGGCTATGCACAGCAAGATGGCTACACATGCGGTGCTGGGCAGCCTGTGTGAGTGTTGTTAAGTAAATACAAGGCTATTGTGTGCCGCACCCATATGAGCAATGGTATTCAGATAATTATAGTGGTTGTTTAGGATATTTTTTGTTCAAGCAGTGAGGTGTTTGGGATGTTTAGGGTAGCAGCTACGGTTGCATTAGCGCTTTCTGGGTTAGTTGGAATAACGAGCCAAGCTGCCGCAAAGCCATCAGTCTTTTCATTACAAAATGGGTTTGATGAGACCTATTGTTTGCTGAATGCAAGTAGGGTCGAACTTCCAATGATTTTCGAGACAGTTATAGATTACACGGGTGGCAATGAAGTTGCGTCAGAAAAAGCTGTTTCAGATTACAGAGAATATTTTATGGCCCTTTCATCAAGGGCAAGGGTGTCCTCAGCTGCTGCAGACATTGCACGAAAAGAAATCGTTAAAATTTCGAAGGAACGGCGATTAAAGTGGGCAGATGATTGGAAAAAAAATGAAGCTAACGCATTCTTTTTTACAACATCTATAGCTGCTCCTGTAGCCATTGAGGTAATTTTCCAGCAAAACTCATTCAGCAATTCAGAACTTGAGATTGTCATTGACTATCTTGAAATTCTAAACAGTCAATTGAGCAAAACGAGGTTAGTAAAAAGCAATTGGAAGACGGACAACAAATCATTCGATTATGCTGTTTTTTTATATGCGCTGGGCGTGATTTCAAATGAAAATAAATACAAAGAAAAAGCAATTCGTATCTATAAACGAGGCATAAAAGAACTTCGAAATGACGGCAGCGTTGTCAAGGATAGTGGGAGGGTTGGAAGTGCCCTCCATTATTCCAACAAGGCTGTTGCCGCAATGGTAACACTTGCTGAATTGGCACTTATAGACGATGTGAATCTATATAGTTTTTATCACAAAGGTTTTAGTGCAGGCGCCGCAAAGAAAGACTTACGCTTGGCAATTACCTTTTTGTTGCGTGCGGCTAAAGATGAAAAGTTAATTCACAGTTACGCCAAACAGGGAGAAAGGGAAGGCAGCACTGGGTTCAAAGAGTATTCATCAACAAGGCAAGACAAACGATGGCTAAAAAACGACATGATAAGCTGGGGCTATTATTATGTTCGACGGTTTCCTGATTCTGACATATCAAAGCAGCTGCTAGAAAACTCAAGTTTTCTTGCTTCTGGTCGCAAAGGATATGGAGAAATTGCAGGAGCAAACCCTCGATGTTTCGTTACAGGAAAGCCCTAGAGTCTACAGAACTGCTTGGACGCCTTGCACCTCTCATTGGAACCATGTGACCAATAAATGGTGTTGGGGATGTTAAAGGCAGTCCTGAAGACTCATCTAAGTGCCTATTTATAGGTAGTCATAAACGCACCCATCCCATCACCTATCCCCATACTCAATAGAAACTCAGGATATCACCTGACTGCTGTCACTATCCCTATACCGATAACGATAAGGATATGTAGGCCTTTTCCATTACCAGAAGATTTCTATGTGGCATCTCAATGCCCCACTTTCCCTGTGTTGGAAACAGTAAGCAATCCTTAGCGTCACGAGTTACTGCCGCAGTCGGTCAAAATTATCGCCAACCCTATTGCAATACGCAGCAGCGCCATATTCATAGTTAATAAGATGTAACAAAAATTTGCGACTTGTTTTCAGTGTATCACTGCTGATCCCTAATTTTGTTAAATGTCGTTTTGTTCTATAGAAAGTTACTCCCTCCAGACCTCGAATAAGGGCTTGGATCTCCTCATCAGATGGAAGTCCATTAAAATCTCGCAATGCAGCCTCTCTTTTAAGGCATTCAAAACGCTGGGTTAAACTCTCTTCAGTTCTTTCATAACCGGATGCAGCACTTGCAGAAGAGTTGACAATCGTAAGTGTCTTAACTTTCTCAATTTGTGCGGCACTATCTTTGTGTCCCTCAGAATACAAACATTGGGCAAAGAAGCCCATATGATTGCTTTCTTTCTGCAATTTCGAATACAGGTTTAGTAATTGTTGACCCAACTTGGTGTTTGGGTGGTTAGGGAACCTAGTTTGATAAATGTAGAACCAGTTTTTGTATCCATCATTACCATTAATGATGCGATATAGGTGATGGGGGTCATCAAAATTCCGTCTGCCACCATAAACATTTGCTTTCGCATAATTCAGCATCAGTCCGTTGTCAGTAAGCGCATCGAGCAGAAACCTGACTGCGTCATGTATTGTTTTGCCGGATTTTTCAGCTTGATAACCATAG
It includes:
- a CDS encoding alginate lyase family protein, which translates into the protein MFRVAATVALALSGLVGITSQAAAKPSVFSLQNGFDETYCLLNASRVELPMIFETVIDYTGGNEVASEKAVSDYREYFMALSSRARVSSAAADIARKEIVKISKERRLKWADDWKKNEANAFFFTTSIAAPVAIEVIFQQNSFSNSELEIVIDYLEILNSQLSKTRLVKSNWKTDNKSFDYAVFLYALGVISNENKYKEKAIRIYKRGIKELRNDGSVVKDSGRVGSALHYSNKAVAAMVTLAELALIDDVNLYSFYHKGFSAGAAKKDLRLAITFLLRAAKDEKLIHSYAKQGEREGSTGFKEYSSTRQDKRWLKNDMISWGYYYVRRFPDSDISKQLLENSSFLASGRKGYGEIAGANPRCFVTGKP
- a CDS encoding DUF6538 domain-containing protein, whose product is MVDHFSTYIYQKRGFYYFSRRVPKDVQPLHGKKRIVLALNTRSRAKALKHSQVICQRLDERWLPMRLDAMGLSNVLIDDVKQQTAPLLSEAVGQYLQLKGLGKAKTFHQAALRNAGVVIGQLGDRQLCDYSTVDAGKVRDSLIDRGLSVLSVRRIFTTVKAVINLAIAEHGLDIRNAFAAIYMPEAESKKRVSIPVETIKQIQHSCMEHDDDMRWLIALISDTGMRLAEAAGLHIQNLQLDEDIPYVDIKPHPWRSLKTKGSQRQVPLVGASLWAAQRIKANASSCFAFPRYTDNSRCNANSASNALNKWLHANFRNDIVIHGFRHAMRDRLRAVSCPSEMIDQIGGWSSGKIGEGYGEGFDLKHLHEWIAKLS